The Photobacterium sanguinicancri genome includes the window AAGCCATAACGTCTGGGTGTTGTGCTAGCCATAGCGGTGCTTTGGCTTTCAGAATGTGCTTGCCAATACCATGCATAACACAGGCACAAGACACTTTTTCTTTGATGCAGGCGGCAATCATTGCGGCCAGCTCTCGCTTCGCTTCTTGCTGTGTCATACCATGCATATCTAGATACATGTCAGGCACATATACCCCACGGCGAAGCTTTTTCACTTCATATTTAGACACGCCAGTGCGGGCATATTGCATTGGCCCGTTCTCATTTAAATGAGGCTCAAACTCGTCAGAGAAATAAAACTCATGGTTTTGAGTTTCTTTTATCGAGACTTTGGGCTTATTGACGTTTGTGCTCTGTCGGCGTGATGTGATTATGGTATCATGCGTCAACTTTTTTACGCCCTTTACCGCATCTTGGAAGAGAGAGAAGTCATCTTCCAACGCAGGATCTTTTTTAGTCATAATGAATTTCCAACAACTCGATAGCGGTATTGTAGCGTCATTCGGAGGCTATTTTGGATAAGATTTTTGTCGACGAAGCCGTCAACGAACTTCACACATTGCAAGACATGCTACGTTGGACGGTAAGTCGTTTCAATGCTGCGGGACTTTTTTATGGTCATGGTACTGATAATGCGTGGGATGAAGCTGTTCAGCTTGTGCTTCCAACATTGTATTTGCCGCTAGATATTCCATCAGATGTGCGTGAGTCACGTTTAACAAGCAGCGAGCGTTTACGCATTGTTGAGCGTGTTATTCGTCGTATTAACGAACGTACTCCTGTGTCGTACCTAACGAATAAAGCCTATTTCTGTGGATTAGAGTTCTTTGTTGATGAGCGTGTACTTGTTCCACGTTCACCTATTGGTGAGCTGATTGAAAACAGCTTTGAACCATTTTTAAAAGAACGTCCAACACGTATCATGGATTTGTGTACGGGCAGCGGTTGTATTGGTATCGCAACAGCGCATATGTTCCCAGAAGCAGAGGTAGATATTGTTGATATCTCTACCGACGCACTGGCAGTAGCAGAACAAAACATCACGGATCATGGTTTAGAGCAGCAAGTGATTCCACTGCGTTCGGATCTATTACGTGATGTACCAAAAGACCTTTACGACCTTATCGTGACAAATCCACCTTACGTGGATCAAGAAGATATGGATAGCCTGCCTGACGAATTCCGTCATGAACCTGAGCTTGGCTTAGCGGCGGGTAGTGATGGTCTGAAATTGGTTCGCCGTATTTTGTCAAATGCACCTGATTACTTGAAAGAGAATGGTGTTTTGATCTGTGAAGTGGGTAACTCCATGATCCACATGGAAGAACAATACCCGAACATTCCATTCACTTGGATCGAATTTGAAAACGGTGGTCATGGTGTATTCATGATGACACGTGAGCAATTGATCGATTGCCAAGACGAGTTCGCTCTTTACCGCGACTAACTCAAGAAGTTAGCGCTTAAAGTGTCGACTTGAATAAAAACGGAGCCTCGCGCTCCGTTTTTTGTATCTACAATTTGCCTTCAGTCTGGTTGGTTAGAAACGACGCCCTAACGAGAAGGTAAACTGGTTCCAGTTCAAGAAGCCATACTCTGCAAACAAGGTCCATTCTTTGTTGTCACCAAAGTCATACACGGCACTGACTGCCATGTTAGAGCTTTCTTTACTCTTCAAATCGACATTTGATGAAAGAAGTGTATTTGAGGCTAAGGCTATGTTCTTATCCGAGCTTGCTAGAAAGTCTTGATTGGATTGAGGGTGGAAGAAATAAGGGAGGCCAATGATGACTGTGGGCAAAGGAAAATTGTCGGAATAATAGCGAAACAAAAAAGGTGAAGCGTTACTTCACCTTAAAGTTTACGTTGCCAGCTTGGATCTAGATGATCTCTTAGGCTTCTTGTTGTTTAGTGACTAATGACGCCATCACTTCCGCGCGATTATCTAAATAGTCTGTTAGACCAGCACGGCGAAGATCACAAGATGGACAATCACCACAGCCATCGCCAATAATGCCGTTGTAACAAGTCAGTGTTTTCTCACGAACAAAATCTAACTGATGTTTTTGATCTGCTAAAGCCCACGTTTCGGCTTTATTAAGCCACATCAAAGGCGTTTCGATAGTGAAAGTTCTATCCATTCCCAGTACCAATGACTGATTAAGTGATTTCACAAATTCGTCACGACAGTCAGGGTAACCCGAAAAGTCTGTTTCACACACACCAGTAATGACAGATTCAGCACCAATTTGGTAAGCGTAAATCCCCGCCAGTGTTAGAAATAGGATATTACGGCCCGGCACAAAAGAGTTCGGTAAGCCGTTGGCTTGCAGCTCGTGTGAAACCTCAATGCTATCGCGAGTTAATGAGCTAATTGCCAATTCATTCAACAAGCCAACATCCATCACTTTATGTGCGGTGATGTTGAGTTCTTTACAGATAGATTCGGCTACTTCAATTTCAAGCTTATGACGTTGACCATAATCGAATGTAATACAGTGTACTTCATCGTATTGGGCAATGGCTTGGATAAGGCAAGTAGTGGAGTCTTGACCACCACTAAAAACAACTACGGCTTTGCGCATGAATCTTTGTCCTTCAAAGTGTTCGTACCGAAAAACAGTCGGTAGGGATCTATCTTTGTTCTGGCACTCTTAATCATGGTGAGAAAAGGGCCTTTCAAAGAGAGGCCAACAGCAGATTTTCTATTGGCGAGGCAATGCTACCTTACCCTGAGTGTAGAAGGAAGTAAGCAGGAATAAGCATGGATAAAGAAACGATAAAGGGGCCAATATACGGCGTTAAAAAAAGCCGTAAACATGTATTACGGCTTCTGTATCTTCCTATTTACGAGGCGTTAATGACTAGTTGAATTCACCTGTTTGCTCAAACTGCTCAAGTTGTTGTAAGTAGCCTGAGATATCACCAATGTTTTCGCGTACCCACTCTAGATTGAAATAGGTATCTAAGTAGCGCTCACCACTGTCACATAGCAAGGTCACGATTGAACCTGTCTCGCCGCGTTGTTTCATTTCAATGGCCAATTGCAATACACCATAAAGGTTCGTACCAGTAGAAGCGCCAGCTTTACGGCCTAATAGTTTTTCTAACCAGTGTACTGTTGCCACACTGGCAGCATCAGGGATAGTGCGCATTTCATCGACTACTCCTGCAATAAAGCTGGGCTCTACACGCGGGCGGCCTATGCCTTCAATACGGCTGCCTTTATCACCAACGAGTGCTGCATTTTGTGTTTTATAAAATTCGTGAAAAACAGAGTTTTCAGGGTCAACCACACACAGTTGTGTCGTGTGCATTTGATAGCGAATGTAACGGCCGATGGTCGCAGATGTACCGCCAGTGCCAGGGCTCATCACAATCCAGCGTGGAATAGGGTGCTCTTCTAATGCCATCTGGCTGAATATGCTGTTGGCAATATTATTATTTCCCCGCCAGTCAGTGGCCCGCTCAGCAAAGGTGAACTGATCCATGTAATGTCCATTCATCTCTTTTGCTAAGCGGCGAGATTCGTCATAAATTTCGCTAGGGCTATCCACAAAATGGGCTTGGCCACCATAAAATTTTATTTGTTCTATTTTTTTACAGGCTGTTTTGCGCGGTACAACGGCAATAAAAGGAAGACCAAGCAAACGTGCAAAGTAGGCTTCAGACACGGCAGTGCTACCTGATGATGATTCAATGATTGGAGTGTCTTTATTGATCCAGCCATTACAAAGTGCATAAAGAAAGAGTGAGCGTGCTAAGCGATGTTTCAAGCTACCTGTTGGGTGCGTACTCTCATCTTTTAAATAAATATCAATACCGTCGAGGATTGGAATGTCTAATTTGATAAGGTGCGTGTCTGCTGAGCGTTGGTAATCCGCTTCAATTTTACGAATAGCAGTGTTAATCCATTGTGAGTTATTTGTCATTTTTTAAACCTCAGCAGTCTGTTTTTTTTCTTGATACGGATTATCTTAGTTATTAAATGGGATAAAAACTTTGCTATATTTGCTTGAATAACGCTAAATGTAGAAAAAAATTCTCTGAATGTGAGGTTAGTTGTTAATGAAAGCTCCAATCGATCAAGTTGATAGGACATTACTTAGGTTGCTACAACAAGATGGTACCTTATCGCTTGCGGAATTAGCGGATAAGGTAAATTTAACAACAACCCCTTGTTGGAAACGTTTAAAGCGTTTGGAAGAGAATGGAATTTTACGCCAGCGTGTAGCCTTACTTGACCCTATTCTTCTGGGGTTATCATTCACTGCTTTTGTTCAAATCAAAACCAGCAACCACTCGAAAGAATGGTACAACACCCTAGTCGAAGCTGTGGATGATTTTCCTGAAGTGATGGAGTTTTATCGTATGGCGGGTGAATACGACTATATGATGAAAGTGCAAGTTGCCGATATGGCTGCCTTCGATCAGTTTTATAAGAAAATGGTGAATAGCATTGAAGGGCTCACGAATGTGACGTCGACCTTTGCAATGGAGCCACTGAAATACACTACGGCTTTACCTTTATAGTTTCTTCTCTACATATTTTTTAAAGCCCGCTTTATGATAATTTCGCATAAAGTGGGCTTTTTTTATGTGATTTTTAGAATAAATCACGTTTCATATCTATTATGCCACCTGTCTTATATTAGCATATTTCAAATGGTGTATTTTTGATGCAATAAAGGTGATGCGAGTCAATTATTGGCAATAAAAATTATTATCATTACTGTTATTTACATTTTGAAACATATATAGTGCGAACAATTCTCGTTTAGCATCTGTTCGGTGACACTCATTTGTTGTGCAAATAACCGTGATGGAATAATAAAAAAGGAAAAACCGTGAAGAAGTCAACGTTAACGCTTGCCATTGCCGCAGCCGTTTTTGCATCGACTGCGAGTGCTGCAGCTCAAGTTAAAGTGCTTGATAAGACTCATCAGCCAGCAGGTAACTTTCTAGCATATACCGAATTTGAATTATCAGGAGAGCCTTTAGCAGAATCGCTAGGCCTAGATCTTGATGTGTTAGACCCGAATATTGCAGATGATCCAACACCATTTGATTTTGCTGCAGGTATTGAAAGTTACGAGTACTCAGAAGAAGCGATGTACGCGTTGAACTACCAATCGCAAATGGGTCCACACCTTGTTAACGGTCCTGTTAACCAAGCGCGTGGCGGTAAACTTGCTGATTTAGGTAAACGTGTTATCGAAATGGCGGGTGCGGTGGGTTTCCCAGCGAGCGAAATTCCGCAAAACATGTACCCAATTTCGATTCCATATGTTTCGGGTAACCCTGAGTTTGCACAAAAGCCTGACACCACCACAGTTAACGGCGATGAAGTCGAGATTACGACGGCGAAAGGTAATAGCAAAACAGTTCAAACGGTTGTTCCCGCTTATTTCCGTGACTACAAAACATTGGCTTGGGATGAAGCGAGCTTTGATAAAGCATTCAACCCTGCTGCAACTGGCGGTATTTTGCTGAAAGAAGTGATGTGGTCACAAGATTTCTTAGGTGGCATGCACGTCACTGCGACAGATGAAGAAGTAGAAGCTGAATCTGCTGTTATGGATCAAGACGGCAAGCACAGCCTGGGTGTTTCTGCCGCTGATGGCTTTAACGGCATGATGCTGACTGAAATGTCGATTGATAAGATGCTTATCATGCAACAGCAATTAGGCTTTGATGGTAAGAAGCTGGGTGTGAAATTCGGCCCTGATTACGATCCAGCGAAAGGCCCAATTTGGTTCGCGCACAAAGTGGCCGTGACTGAAGGTGAACAAAACGGCGTTAAATCCATTGCGGGTCTAAAAGTAACTGATGGCACATCAACACTACGTGATACTTGGTCAACACTATGGCCTGTAGCGGAATTCTTTGCATTCAGTGATCAACGTGAAGCAAACAGCGCGCAAAATCCTGCTTTCTTAGCGGTATTTGATGGTGCTCCATTTGCGGCGGCACCTGCGGCTAACACTGATGCGAATGAAGGAAATGATGTCGTTGCTGACGATGCTTTCTCGTTAGCGAACAATATTTCAAACCTTTTATTTAAAAACATTGCAGCGCTGCACTACAACCAAGCGAAAGGTACGTTTGTTACCGAATTCAAAGATGGTAAGCAAGGCAACCAAGTTGATACTTACGATGCTGCGTACTCGATTGTTGCACTATCGATTTACCAACGTGCGAAAGATGCATTGCCTGTTGGTTATGCTTCTGCAGAGTCTGGTGATGTAGACCTGAAAACCGCAGCGGGTAAAGACGCATTAGCGATGATCAAAGGTCAGGCTGACTTCATCATTGATCACCTTGTTAGCAGCAACGGCCTTGTGTTTGATGGCCTAACGTTAAATAAAGTGAATACCCTCAACAAAGACAAATCACTGGATGCACAGTTTGCTGCTATTCGTGGTTTGGTCGCCGCTTACCTTGCAACGGATGATGTGAAGTACAAGCAAGCTGCCCGTTCTATTTACCTAGCGGTAGAGAAAAACATGTTTGATAAAAACATCAACACATGGGCAACCGTACCGGGTAAAGCAACTATCCACACTCCGTATACTGAAGCGGCAATTTCAGGTGGTCTGCGCGAAGCGATTCTCCACCTGAAAAACGAAGAAGGCGAGAACGAGCCAGCACTAGAATTAACTACCCTAACGGATCGTTATGTCAGCTGGTTCCGCACTGTGATTAATGGCGGTATGCAGTTAGCAGAGTGGATGGGTGATTCAGGTGAAAACCAAATTAAAGGTAGCAGCTCAACGGATACAGATGAAGATGGTGTTCATCAAATCATCGCTGCTGGTGGCAAGTTTGGTACTGCAATGACAATGGCAAATAAGGCCAGTGTTAAATAACCAGTCACCATAATTTGTTACGGATTAGGCAGCGATTTTGTATCGCTGCCTTTGTCGTTTTTATCATTTTGATTATTTATTGTGTTTTTTATCGGTAAGTAATGACGGGTAGTGAGTAAGAATTGTTATGGCTGCGCATAGTGTGTCGGAACAGCTTCCGAAGTCCGGGTGGTTTAACCAATGGTGGCTGAGTTTGGCTTATCACCATAAATGGGCTGAATCTTTACTCTATATGATGTTTTTCAGCGGGATCTTGCTTTGGGATCGCGTTGGGGTGACGTGGCAGGTTGAGCGTTGGTTACTGTTGGCACACATGCTGGTAGGCGCAACCTTGTTCAGTCTTATTGTTGGCGCATTTTGGGGCGCTCACCGTCGTCTGATCGTTAAAAGTAATAAGCCATTTCTACGCCAAACCGGCACTTTGATTGAGTGGCTCTTGATAGCGTGCAGCCTCAGCGGCTTCTATCTGATTTTTTACGGTAACACGGGCAACCCCCTTGGTGTCGTAATGCAAAATATTCACTTCTATTCATCTTGGTTACTGGCTCCATTGGTGTTTCGCCATGCAATGCGCTGGAGCGTGTTAAACCTATCGAAATTTTTTAAGTGATGAATAGCAAAAACAGTAAAAATTGTTTGGGGAAAACATGTTAGCCAGTTTTTTAATTACTCTACGAGAAGGGCTGGAAGCCTTCTTGCTTGTGGGCATCGCCTTATCCTATTTAGCTAAACTTAATGCCCGCCAATACAATAAATATATCTATTTAGGGGTGTTTGTCGGTTTGTTGCTTTCATTGGTTGTGGCTGTTGTGTTCCAAGTGGTCGTCGATCAGTTTAGCAACGAGCTATACCGTAACTATTTGATGGCAGGGATCCTCACTTTTGCGACTGTCGTGCTGACTTACATGGCGATCTGGATGCAGAATCAGGCCAAAAACCAAGTCGCGCAGATGCAGCAAGATGTATCTGATATGGTCAGTTCGGGCAACTTATTTGGCTTGGTCTTTTTGTCTTTGTTGGCGGTATTGCGTGAAGGTTTTGAGACGATTTTATTTTTCTCTGCCTTGATGTATTCAAACTTTGGTGAATTCAGTACCCAAGATGCCTTAATTGGCGCTGTCGCTGGCCTGTTACTTTCACTGGCAATCGTGTGGTTGATGTTACGTACAACGCGTAATGTGCCGTTGCGATCTTTTTTCCGCTGGACCAGCCTATTGATCATTGTGATTGCAGCAGGACTGTTATCGTCGGCAGTGAACATGTTGCAAGCGGCACACGTATTGCCTGTTCTTCATGCGCAGCTTTTTGATATTTCGCACATCCTCGATGATCGTGGAGTGTTTGGCACTTTCTTAC containing:
- the queC gene encoding 7-cyano-7-deazaguanine synthase QueC gives rise to the protein MRKAVVVFSGGQDSTTCLIQAIAQYDEVHCITFDYGQRHKLEIEVAESICKELNITAHKVMDVGLLNELAISSLTRDSIEVSHELQANGLPNSFVPGRNILFLTLAGIYAYQIGAESVITGVCETDFSGYPDCRDEFVKSLNQSLVLGMDRTFTIETPLMWLNKAETWALADQKHQLDFVREKTLTCYNGIIGDGCGDCPSCDLRRAGLTDYLDNRAEVMASLVTKQQEA
- the smrB gene encoding endonuclease SmrB: MTKKDPALEDDFSLFQDAVKGVKKLTHDTIITSRRQSTNVNKPKVSIKETQNHEFYFSDEFEPHLNENGPMQYARTGVSKYEVKKLRRGVYVPDMYLDMHGMTQQEAKRELAAMIAACIKEKVSCACVMHGIGKHILKAKAPLWLAQHPDVMAFHQAPLEFGGNGALLVLLDIPER
- a CDS encoding FTR1 family iron permease, which encodes MLASFLITLREGLEAFLLVGIALSYLAKLNARQYNKYIYLGVFVGLLLSLVVAVVFQVVVDQFSNELYRNYLMAGILTFATVVLTYMAIWMQNQAKNQVAQMQQDVSDMVSSGNLFGLVFLSLLAVLREGFETILFFSALMYSNFGEFSTQDALIGAVAGLLLSLAIVWLMLRTTRNVPLRSFFRWTSLLIIVIAAGLLSSAVNMLQAAHVLPVLHAQLFDISHILDDRGVFGTFLRALFGYNSSPGLLQLAVWGGYMVTFIFFWNRGYKQA
- a CDS encoding PLP-dependent cysteine synthase family protein — encoded protein: MTNNSQWINTAIRKIEADYQRSADTHLIKLDIPILDGIDIYLKDESTHPTGSLKHRLARSLFLYALCNGWINKDTPIIESSSGSTAVSEAYFARLLGLPFIAVVPRKTACKKIEQIKFYGGQAHFVDSPSEIYDESRRLAKEMNGHYMDQFTFAERATDWRGNNNIANSIFSQMALEEHPIPRWIVMSPGTGGTSATIGRYIRYQMHTTQLCVVDPENSVFHEFYKTQNAALVGDKGSRIEGIGRPRVEPSFIAGVVDEMRTIPDAASVATVHWLEKLLGRKAGASTGTNLYGVLQLAIEMKQRGETGSIVTLLCDSGERYLDTYFNLEWVRENIGDISGYLQQLEQFEQTGEFN
- the prmB gene encoding 50S ribosomal protein L3 N(5)-glutamine methyltransferase — encoded protein: MDKIFVDEAVNELHTLQDMLRWTVSRFNAAGLFYGHGTDNAWDEAVQLVLPTLYLPLDIPSDVRESRLTSSERLRIVERVIRRINERTPVSYLTNKAYFCGLEFFVDERVLVPRSPIGELIENSFEPFLKERPTRIMDLCTGSGCIGIATAHMFPEAEVDIVDISTDALAVAEQNITDHGLEQQVIPLRSDLLRDVPKDLYDLIVTNPPYVDQEDMDSLPDEFRHEPELGLAAGSDGLKLVRRILSNAPDYLKENGVLICEVGNSMIHMEEQYPNIPFTWIEFENGGHGVFMMTREQLIDCQDEFALYRD
- a CDS encoding Lrp/AsnC family transcriptional regulator, which produces MKAPIDQVDRTLLRLLQQDGTLSLAELADKVNLTTTPCWKRLKRLEENGILRQRVALLDPILLGLSFTAFVQIKTSNHSKEWYNTLVEAVDDFPEVMEFYRMAGEYDYMMKVQVADMAAFDQFYKKMVNSIEGLTNVTSTFAMEPLKYTTALPL